The following proteins are co-located in the Leptospira weilii genome:
- the rnc gene encoding ribonuclease III, protein MVFKKAQPSPSLKNPERVQSFKKLSKKIGIKFSKIEYYNTAFIHSSYKNENPEILEDNERLEFLGDSVLGLVAARSLFQKYPKASEGELSRIKSRIVSTPILNSIAEKLNLGEYLLLGKGEKNSQGKGRRKIAANLFESLVGAIYLDRGFEVAEKFIIQNLLEFAENPDIEESVRDYKTQLQEYSQKHFKTLPVYRMKGESGPDHSKTFQVSVRIRDKWEASGYGASKKTAEQNAAKELYIQIRRDLRN, encoded by the coding sequence TTGGTCTTTAAGAAAGCACAACCTTCCCCTTCGTTGAAAAATCCGGAACGGGTTCAAAGTTTTAAAAAACTTTCCAAAAAAATCGGAATCAAGTTTTCAAAAATAGAATATTATAATACCGCATTTATCCATAGTTCTTATAAAAACGAAAATCCGGAGATCTTAGAAGATAACGAACGACTTGAATTTTTAGGCGATTCTGTATTGGGTCTCGTGGCCGCTCGTTCTCTTTTTCAAAAATATCCGAAAGCGAGCGAAGGAGAATTGTCTAGAATCAAATCTAGGATTGTTTCCACTCCTATTTTAAATTCCATCGCGGAAAAATTGAATCTCGGTGAATATCTTCTCTTGGGAAAGGGTGAAAAAAATTCTCAGGGAAAAGGTCGTCGTAAAATTGCGGCGAACCTTTTCGAATCTCTTGTGGGGGCGATTTATTTGGATCGAGGATTCGAGGTCGCGGAAAAATTCATCATTCAGAATTTGTTGGAATTTGCGGAGAATCCTGACATAGAGGAATCCGTTAGGGATTATAAAACGCAACTTCAGGAATATTCTCAAAAACATTTTAAGACTCTTCCTGTCTATCGCATGAAGGGAGAATCGGGGCCCGATCATTCGAAGACGTTTCAGGTTTCCGTTCGAATTCGGGATAAATGGGAAGCCAGTGGTTACGGAGCCAGCAAAAAAACAGCGGAACAAAACGCGGCAAAGGAGCTTTACATCCAAATTCGAAGGGATCTTCGAAACTGA
- a CDS encoding NUDIX domain-containing protein — translation MDFFFKNKGMRVRVAALIENSRNEILLIQQKKKNSYYWLLPGGGIEFGEGAEDALKRELKEELSLEMKSASFLLLNESIEPGGKRHLIQLVFSVNVKKEVPELNLNERAITGFGYFSPAAIREMDLRPDIKFFLLEGDFKSAPFIKSTWVSEKK, via the coding sequence ATGGATTTTTTCTTTAAAAATAAAGGAATGCGGGTCAGAGTCGCCGCCCTAATCGAAAATTCTCGAAACGAAATTCTTCTCATTCAACAAAAGAAAAAGAATTCTTACTACTGGCTTTTGCCGGGCGGTGGAATCGAGTTCGGAGAAGGTGCGGAAGACGCTCTCAAAAGAGAATTAAAAGAGGAACTTTCTCTTGAAATGAAATCGGCCTCTTTTTTACTTTTAAATGAATCCATAGAACCCGGCGGAAAAAGGCATCTCATTCAACTCGTATTTTCGGTGAACGTCAAAAAAGAAGTTCCTGAACTCAACCTGAACGAAAGGGCGATTACGGGTTTCGGTTATTTTTCTCCGGCGGCGATTCGTGAAATGGATCTTAGGCCCGACATCAAATTCTTCCTTTTGGAAGGAGATTTTAAATCAGCGCCGTTTATCAAAAGCACTTGGGTATCGGAAAAAAAATGA
- the aroB gene encoding 3-dehydroquinate synthase yields the protein MSLIETIPVNTEHKSVPVHLHSDFSGLSEEIAKLPGVTSVFLITERSIHSIYYKYLEKELSSLGISVKEIYIKGGEKSKHIDRTGHIYNRLIEYGADRKSLILAFGGGVVGDFAGFIASTYLRGIRFVQIPTTLLACVDSSVGGKVAVNADFGKNMIGSFYQPEFVFAPLFVLSTLPDREWRCGQAEIIKHSLLSGGEYWEKVKKHSFKDLNVNSTVLPYLIAESVRFKANVVSNDEKETGLRKILNLGHTTAHAIESVTRYKKYSHGEAVAIGLVTALLISEQKSGLDPITIRETIETLKNYKLPFQVKLKSKELAKHMLHDKKNLGGSIRFVLLEKPGFPVFDVPVESRDIILTIRKQKGL from the coding sequence ATGAGTCTTATCGAAACAATTCCAGTGAATACGGAACACAAATCCGTTCCGGTTCATCTTCATTCCGATTTTTCCGGTTTGTCGGAAGAGATTGCGAAACTTCCCGGAGTCACTTCCGTTTTTTTAATCACGGAAAGATCGATTCATTCTATCTATTACAAATATCTTGAAAAAGAATTATCCTCTCTCGGAATTTCCGTCAAAGAGATCTATATCAAAGGCGGAGAAAAATCGAAACACATCGATCGAACCGGTCATATTTACAACCGACTCATTGAATACGGGGCGGATCGTAAGTCTTTGATTCTTGCGTTCGGCGGCGGGGTCGTGGGGGATTTTGCGGGTTTTATCGCTTCCACTTATCTGAGAGGAATTCGTTTCGTTCAGATTCCGACGACGCTCCTTGCTTGTGTGGATTCTTCCGTTGGAGGTAAGGTTGCGGTAAACGCCGACTTCGGAAAAAACATGATCGGTTCTTTTTATCAGCCCGAATTCGTGTTCGCTCCTTTGTTCGTTTTGTCTACCTTGCCCGATAGGGAATGGAGGTGCGGTCAGGCAGAAATCATAAAACACTCTCTTCTTTCCGGCGGCGAGTATTGGGAAAAAGTCAAGAAACATTCATTCAAAGATTTGAATGTAAATTCTACGGTCCTTCCTTACTTAATCGCGGAATCGGTTCGTTTTAAGGCGAACGTGGTTTCGAACGACGAAAAGGAAACGGGACTACGAAAAATTCTAAACCTCGGACACACCACCGCTCATGCGATCGAATCCGTCACGAGGTATAAGAAATATTCTCACGGAGAGGCGGTTGCGATCGGTCTTGTAACCGCGCTTTTAATCAGCGAACAAAAATCGGGTCTCGATCCGATCACCATACGAGAAACGATCGAGACTCTGAAAAATTACAAACTTCCGTTTCAGGTCAAATTAAAATCCAAAGAACTCGCCAAACACATGCTTCACGATAAAAAAAACTTGGGCGGTTCGATTCGTTTTGTCCTTTTGGAAAAACCGGGTTTTCCCGTTTTCGATGTTCCCGTGGAATCCAGAGATATCATATTAACAATTCGTAAACAAAAAGGTCTTTGA
- a CDS encoding mechanosensitive ion channel domain-containing protein, whose translation MYFVIDFLKSINPFLLLKARDRSLSEELILIAYFILFLILSYKVTIIVFDFFKPTVDVKSRYNRRKMARMSFVVLGLITLLPVVFSGLSYLPTVIGLAGAGIVISLKDITLNFVGWFFIHGSNGFEVGDRIEIEGVRGDVINIGMNRFTLMEISSDPKSDQSTNRLVHFPNHFVILRQVIVVKDKMDYVWDEMRIKIPYDSDFEKAEELLNGIIRNNAIIDQSEINYTLQELSKNYLVRLGKTSPIVYLSLEEGGILFSLRYLTHIRGRRDMKTKISHQILKEFKQFPGIRIL comes from the coding sequence ATGTATTTTGTAATCGATTTTTTGAAAAGTATCAACCCATTCCTTCTTTTGAAGGCGAGGGATCGAAGTCTTTCCGAAGAGTTGATTCTGATCGCCTATTTTATTCTTTTTTTGATCCTTTCTTATAAAGTCACCATTATAGTTTTCGATTTTTTCAAACCTACCGTGGACGTAAAGTCTCGTTATAACCGTAGAAAAATGGCCCGAATGTCCTTTGTGGTTTTGGGTCTGATTACTCTTTTACCGGTTGTCTTTTCTGGTCTTTCGTATCTTCCCACTGTGATCGGATTGGCCGGCGCCGGTATCGTTATCTCTCTGAAAGACATCACCCTTAATTTCGTAGGTTGGTTTTTTATTCACGGGAGTAACGGTTTTGAAGTGGGGGATCGTATCGAGATCGAAGGAGTTCGGGGGGATGTCATTAATATCGGGATGAATCGTTTTACGCTGATGGAAATTTCGTCCGATCCTAAGTCCGATCAGTCTACGAATCGCCTTGTTCATTTTCCGAATCATTTTGTGATTCTACGTCAAGTGATCGTTGTGAAAGACAAAATGGATTACGTCTGGGACGAGATGAGAATTAAAATTCCGTACGATTCCGATTTCGAAAAAGCCGAAGAGCTTTTGAACGGTATCATCCGTAACAACGCGATTATCGATCAGAGTGAGATCAATTACACTCTCCAAGAACTTTCTAAAAACTACCTTGTTCGTCTTGGAAAAACATCTCCAATTGTTTATCTTTCTTTGGAAGAAGGAGGAATTCTTTTTTCTCTTCGTTATTTGACTCACATAAGAGGAAGAAGGGATATGAAGACGAAAATTTCCCACCAGATTCTGAAGGAGTTTAAGCAGTTCCCTGGAATTCGGATTTTATAG
- a CDS encoding iron-containing alcohol dehydrogenase, producing the protein MPILPDWVHYTFPPKIHFEADCGYKVGNFVKNIGSRTVIFSTQQELENMDELSMIKTSLEKHIDGVILYDDIVKEPTSEELDTAAYFAKIANADCIIGYGSYESISMAKLIALLVTNDTFAKDMINDKKAKLKKPIPLILIPTHPIFGLECSPISTLLLGDEKVTKYFSHEFLFPELIIADPKISSFMSSADISKVGVGILAAAVDTILSKFSTELTISSALRAIELLQKNLIPSIRDPKNLNYKNGLYAASLLTGIAQSSSSLGLCFALSLASANITNLDIFQSMSILLPHVMEYNLTSSAGKYVMIARALDEDITNISVIEAAIKAVEGIRKIFIELKIPQRLSEYEVRKIDLPSIANLAASFPFLDSLPRELPKNEIETILVAAF; encoded by the coding sequence ATGCCGATACTCCCTGATTGGGTTCATTACACATTTCCTCCAAAAATCCACTTTGAAGCCGATTGCGGGTACAAAGTGGGTAACTTCGTCAAAAATATCGGTTCAAGAACCGTGATATTTTCCACTCAACAAGAGTTGGAAAATATGGACGAGCTTTCCATGATCAAAACGAGTTTAGAGAAACATATCGACGGAGTAATCCTCTATGACGATATCGTCAAAGAGCCCACCTCGGAAGAATTAGATACGGCCGCTTATTTCGCGAAGATCGCAAACGCCGATTGTATCATCGGTTACGGTTCTTACGAATCGATCAGCATGGCGAAACTCATCGCCCTACTCGTCACAAACGACACCTTCGCGAAAGACATGATAAACGACAAGAAGGCGAAGCTTAAAAAACCGATTCCTCTGATTTTAATTCCGACTCATCCCATTTTCGGCTTGGAATGCTCTCCCATCTCGACGCTTCTTCTCGGAGACGAAAAGGTTACGAAGTATTTCTCTCACGAGTTCTTATTTCCCGAACTGATCATTGCCGACCCTAAGATTTCCTCGTTTATGAGTTCCGCGGACATTTCCAAAGTAGGCGTAGGAATTTTGGCCGCGGCCGTGGATACGATCCTTTCCAAGTTTTCCACGGAACTTACGATCTCTTCCGCACTCAGAGCCATCGAACTTTTACAAAAAAATCTGATTCCTTCGATCAGGGATCCGAAAAATTTAAACTATAAAAACGGTCTTTACGCGGCGAGTCTTTTGACAGGAATCGCTCAATCCTCGAGTTCGCTCGGACTTTGTTTCGCTCTTTCATTAGCAAGCGCGAATATTACAAACTTAGATATCTTTCAGTCCATGTCCATTCTACTTCCTCACGTTATGGAATACAATCTGACCTCCTCCGCAGGTAAGTATGTGATGATCGCGAGAGCCTTAGACGAGGATATCACCAATATTTCAGTGATTGAGGCGGCGATTAAGGCCGTGGAGGGGATTCGTAAAATTTTTATCGAACTAAAAATTCCCCAGAGACTTTCGGAATACGAGGTGAGAAAAATCGATCTTCCCTCGATCGCAAACCTTGCGGCTTCGTTTCCGTTTTTGGATTCCCTTCCGAGAGAACTGCCCAAGAATGAAATCGAAACGATCCTCGTTGCGGCATTTTAA
- a CDS encoding flagellar biosynthesis anti-sigma factor FlgM produces MTIDKIGGIGGSGYEPKRTTPVKKAESKETFDNVSISDTAKQKASEARLQTEIQTITRKILSTPDDSDRSVKLKEIKEKLKNGDYDNLSSDVLNTIADRISETMLGQ; encoded by the coding sequence ATGACTATCGATAAAATCGGTGGGATCGGTGGAAGCGGATACGAACCGAAAAGAACGACTCCGGTTAAAAAAGCTGAATCAAAAGAAACTTTCGATAACGTTTCCATTTCCGATACCGCCAAACAAAAAGCATCCGAAGCTCGACTTCAAACGGAAATTCAAACTATAACTCGCAAAATTCTTTCTACTCCGGACGATAGCGATCGTTCCGTTAAGCTCAAAGAAATTAAGGAAAAGTTGAAAAACGGGGATTACGACAATCTGAGTTCCGATGTTTTGAATACAATCGCGGATAGAATCTCAGAAACTATGTTGGGTCAATAA
- the rsmI gene encoding 16S rRNA (cytidine(1402)-2'-O)-methyltransferase — MSLGEESSPESFAEIPLEPGTLYVVSTPIGNLEDLTFRALRILKNTDRIFCENAEHSRKLFRSYSISTPASTLYRDQSETPYSGILEELKVGKTFALVSDAGTPGVSDPGSHLIRVVREAGCKITPVPGASALTALLGISGWQANPFLFLGFLSEKKSKKRNQLTEWKKFEGLVMLFESVHRIGDTLDAVKEIFPDSEFLVGREMTKIHEEILYFSPFLSENPKKFVHKGEFVVLINTNRKKMLKGSSRSADRIQ, encoded by the coding sequence ATGAGTTTAGGGGAAGAATCCTCTCCCGAATCATTTGCGGAAATTCCTCTCGAGCCGGGAACTCTTTACGTAGTCTCCACTCCGATCGGAAATCTAGAAGATCTCACCTTTCGAGCGCTTAGAATCTTAAAGAATACGGATCGAATTTTCTGCGAAAATGCGGAGCATTCTAGAAAGCTGTTCCGATCTTATTCCATCTCGACGCCCGCTTCCACCCTCTATAGAGATCAGTCGGAAACTCCATACTCCGGTATATTAGAAGAATTGAAAGTTGGAAAAACGTTCGCACTCGTTTCGGACGCAGGAACTCCGGGGGTTTCGGATCCAGGTTCTCATTTGATTCGAGTAGTTCGAGAGGCAGGATGTAAAATCACCCCCGTTCCGGGTGCAAGCGCCCTCACTGCATTGCTCGGAATCTCCGGTTGGCAAGCCAATCCGTTTTTGTTCCTCGGATTCTTATCCGAAAAGAAAAGTAAAAAAAGAAATCAACTTACCGAATGGAAAAAATTCGAAGGACTTGTTATGCTTTTCGAATCCGTTCATAGAATCGGGGATACTTTGGATGCGGTAAAAGAAATTTTCCCAGATTCCGAATTTCTTGTCGGTAGGGAAATGACAAAAATTCACGAAGAAATCCTATATTTCTCTCCTTTTCTCTCTGAAAACCCGAAGAAATTTGTCCATAAGGGTGAATTTGTGGTTTTAATCAATACGAATCGGAAAAAAATGCTTAAAGGCTCTTCTAGATCGGCCGATAGAATTCAGTAG
- a CDS encoding LIC11073 family putative lipoprotein: protein MAFQILRPTFLPILSLILIFLGCGRNTDVAQSPFIFISPVGVPQFLSIVAVNEGITDAISKDVDFLSEPNNYKPEFLIRYYVTNAEPQFVGYNLYITTTAPSVAETLAAGNVYLENGVQPSFPHLSSEASTNSSKLQTHRILNQIPPPGVFPFIKCEIYTFTMRALLNSGIFSNPSTPVKMCSSSRPYLCPVGSSCNPSECNNASCTTVVKQNCPVGTLCNPCTIAGAEETGCVCPSGVSPPGCNL, encoded by the coding sequence ATGGCTTTTCAGATTCTTCGTCCAACGTTTCTTCCGATTCTTTCCTTGATTTTGATTTTCTTAGGTTGTGGTAGAAACACGGATGTGGCGCAATCTCCCTTTATATTTATTTCTCCGGTAGGGGTTCCTCAATTTTTAAGTATCGTCGCGGTAAACGAGGGAATCACGGACGCTATTTCAAAAGACGTAGATTTTTTGTCCGAGCCGAACAACTATAAACCGGAATTTTTAATTCGTTATTATGTGACCAACGCAGAACCGCAATTCGTAGGTTACAATCTCTACATCACAACGACAGCCCCTTCGGTTGCGGAGACTCTCGCCGCAGGAAACGTGTATTTGGAAAACGGTGTACAACCTTCCTTTCCTCATCTTTCTTCCGAAGCATCTACAAATTCTTCCAAATTACAAACCCACAGGATCCTCAATCAGATTCCTCCGCCGGGAGTATTTCCGTTTATTAAGTGTGAGATTTATACGTTCACGATGAGGGCCCTTTTGAACAGCGGAATCTTCTCCAATCCTTCCACCCCCGTGAAGATGTGCTCTTCTTCCAGGCCCTATCTCTGTCCGGTCGGTTCCAGTTGCAATCCCTCGGAATGCAATAACGCTTCTTGCACAACCGTGGTAAAACAAAATTGTCCCGTCGGAACACTTTGTAATCCTTGCACGATCGCAGGCGCGGAAGAGACTGGCTGCGTTTGTCCTTCCGGAGTTTCTCCTCCGGGCTGCAATCTATGA
- a CDS encoding LIC_20245 family lipoprotein translates to MVSIRKLVLYSGISIVLVVLVWILFSSEDLSEKEKKSKEADSVALLLGGGGSSSSSSGSSGSKTSESIFDSSFYKAGKGEYIEAEKGEQKEADPDAADADNPINPQTNKPYTNEEMERFSQLRERFPNNSLVPKKLSPAEKEAKKQEDNQVAEAARNVYARTASPAQIRLYYNHMEKQTLDRMDIINYLVDLQKGSGDEETEKKLQNIQDSIKNQLQQVQKDKENAFQQAGL, encoded by the coding sequence GTGGTTAGCATTCGTAAATTAGTTCTTTATTCTGGGATTTCAATCGTGCTTGTTGTACTCGTTTGGATTCTTTTTTCTTCAGAAGATTTAAGTGAGAAAGAAAAAAAGAGTAAAGAAGCAGATAGTGTTGCGCTTCTATTAGGCGGAGGAGGAAGTTCGTCGTCTTCTTCCGGATCTTCTGGCAGTAAAACGAGCGAATCCATTTTCGATTCTTCCTTTTATAAAGCCGGAAAGGGCGAATACATCGAGGCTGAAAAAGGGGAACAAAAAGAAGCCGATCCGGACGCGGCCGATGCGGATAACCCTATCAATCCTCAAACGAATAAACCCTATACCAATGAGGAGATGGAACGTTTCAGCCAACTTCGGGAACGTTTTCCGAACAATTCCCTCGTTCCGAAAAAGTTAAGCCCCGCGGAAAAGGAAGCGAAAAAGCAGGAAGACAATCAGGTTGCGGAAGCGGCAAGAAATGTTTACGCGAGAACTGCTTCCCCGGCTCAAATCCGTTTGTATTACAATCATATGGAAAAACAAACTCTGGATAGAATGGATATCATCAACTATCTTGTGGATTTGCAAAAAGGTTCCGGAGATGAGGAGACCGAAAAAAAACTACAGAACATACAGGATTCCATCAAAAACCAACTCCAACAGGTTCAAAAGGATAAGGAAAACGCCTTTCAACAAGCCGGGTTATAG
- the nadE gene encoding NAD(+) synthase yields the protein MQPVRLTSVSLKTRVFDFAGNLKKIKRVLEQEKNSDLILFPELCISGYGCEDSFFFPRIWKKSWNSLTELLPLTENKIVVVGLPIFQNPYLFNCAAVLCDGVVAGIVPKSNLASTGVHYENRWFTRGEETRKNFTAPDGSVIPFGSLIFETDRFSFGVEICEDSWVLQKPSIPLAKAGTDLILSPGASHFAFGKQRIRRQIFQENSRRESNVYLFSNLCGNESGRLIFEGGSMIVQNGKLISQSQRLFFGDFDLCSSEIDFETSRADRAKNFRPSGNRFSPKESLGENRIHLGLKFPKRSPRINHPLPEPSISQEEESYLDFTRAVALGLFDYLIYSKTKGYTLSLSGGADSSACALLVTAMKKIAKKELGENFFSSQGIEEDSILSTLYQATVNNSDRTRTLAKALAEDVKSVHGELTIDTEVQNISQKISEITGITLNWNEHNLVLQNIQARIRSPIVWMLANLNGHLLLSTGNRSEASVGYTTMDGDSSGSVAPLTGVSKEFILKWLRFVAEGKDSVLPAYPSVKEIAFSPPSAELKPLKDKQEDEKDLMPYPLLQKIEELFTVRGADFSEIVQLLSRDPEIQKSASGGLEESVRKYITLFHRNQWKRERLPPSFHLDDYGLDPKSSFRFPILSEESESEI from the coding sequence ATGCAACCCGTGAGACTTACGTCCGTTTCTCTCAAAACGAGAGTATTCGATTTTGCAGGAAACTTAAAAAAGATCAAAAGAGTTCTCGAACAGGAAAAGAACTCGGATCTGATCTTATTTCCGGAACTTTGTATTTCAGGTTACGGATGCGAGGATTCTTTTTTCTTTCCCCGAATCTGGAAAAAATCCTGGAATTCTTTGACCGAACTTCTCCCTCTTACCGAAAATAAGATCGTAGTCGTTGGCTTACCTATATTCCAAAATCCTTATCTATTCAATTGTGCGGCCGTGCTTTGCGACGGAGTCGTGGCGGGAATCGTTCCCAAATCCAATCTCGCTTCCACGGGAGTGCACTACGAAAACAGATGGTTTACAAGAGGAGAAGAAACCCGGAAAAATTTTACCGCTCCGGACGGCTCTGTAATTCCTTTCGGTTCCCTCATTTTTGAAACCGATCGATTTTCTTTCGGAGTGGAAATCTGCGAAGACTCCTGGGTCCTACAGAAGCCTTCGATTCCGCTCGCAAAAGCCGGAACCGATCTCATCCTTTCTCCGGGAGCGTCTCATTTCGCGTTTGGAAAACAGAGAATTCGCAGACAAATCTTTCAGGAAAATTCCAGAAGAGAATCGAACGTATATTTATTTTCCAATCTCTGCGGAAACGAGTCCGGAAGGTTGATCTTCGAAGGCGGTTCGATGATCGTTCAAAACGGAAAGTTAATTTCGCAATCGCAACGTCTGTTTTTCGGCGATTTCGATCTTTGTTCCAGTGAAATAGACTTTGAAACTTCCAGAGCCGATCGCGCAAAAAACTTTCGTCCTTCCGGAAACCGTTTCAGCCCAAAAGAATCCCTCGGAGAAAATCGGATCCATCTCGGTCTTAAATTTCCCAAAAGAAGCCCAAGGATAAATCATCCGCTTCCGGAACCTTCCATTTCCCAAGAAGAAGAATCGTATCTGGATTTCACAAGAGCGGTGGCATTAGGACTTTTTGATTATCTAATATACTCCAAAACAAAGGGTTACACACTTTCCCTTTCCGGCGGAGCGGACAGTTCCGCCTGCGCCCTTCTTGTGACCGCCATGAAAAAAATTGCCAAAAAAGAACTCGGCGAAAACTTTTTCAGCTCCCAAGGAATAGAAGAAGACTCCATTCTTTCCACTCTCTACCAAGCGACCGTAAACAATTCGGACCGGACTAGAACTCTTGCAAAAGCATTGGCTGAAGACGTCAAATCCGTTCACGGAGAGCTAACAATCGACACCGAAGTTCAAAATATCTCCCAGAAAATTTCAGAGATCACGGGGATTACTCTAAACTGGAACGAGCACAATCTAGTACTGCAGAACATACAGGCGAGAATCCGCTCTCCGATCGTTTGGATGCTCGCAAATTTAAACGGACATCTTCTACTATCCACCGGAAACAGAAGCGAAGCAAGCGTCGGCTATACCACGATGGACGGAGATTCTTCCGGATCGGTCGCCCCTCTTACCGGAGTTAGTAAAGAATTTATTTTGAAATGGCTGCGCTTTGTCGCCGAAGGAAAGGATTCGGTCCTTCCCGCATATCCTTCGGTGAAAGAGATTGCATTTTCTCCCCCAAGCGCAGAACTGAAACCTCTGAAAGACAAACAAGAGGATGAAAAGGATCTAATGCCTTATCCTCTTTTACAAAAAATCGAAGAGTTATTCACGGTACGAGGCGCCGATTTTTCCGAAATCGTTCAACTTCTTTCGAGAGATCCGGAAATACAAAAATCAGCCTCCGGAGGATTGGAAGAATCCGTGCGAAAATACATCACTCTCTTTCACAGAAATCAGTGGAAACGGGAAAGGCTTCCGCCTTCGTTTCACTTGGACGATTACGGACTAGACCCTAAATCCAGTTTCCGGTTTCCGATCCTTTCCGAAGAAAGTGAATCAGAAATTTAG
- the pyrE gene encoding orotate phosphoribosyltransferase yields MKQKLLELIRTHAYRYSEQSFTLASGKKSRHYFNCKEITLVPDRLELLCRFIVERHLDESGILKPQAFGGLTMGADPICYGISLEFRKQDKIVYPLIVRKFSKDHGTKKLVEGAVYAVKSCVIVDDVITTGGSTIQAIRSMRDSGIEVTQGICILDRQEGGKDAILAEGVQMFPIFKKSDFGNLEHE; encoded by the coding sequence ATGAAACAGAAACTTTTAGAACTCATTCGGACTCACGCATACCGTTATTCGGAGCAATCTTTTACCCTCGCTTCCGGAAAAAAGTCCAGACATTATTTTAACTGTAAGGAAATTACGCTCGTTCCGGATCGTTTGGAACTTCTCTGTAGATTTATCGTAGAACGGCATTTAGACGAATCTGGAATTTTAAAACCGCAGGCTTTCGGAGGTCTTACAATGGGAGCCGATCCAATCTGTTACGGGATCAGTTTGGAATTTAGAAAACAAGATAAGATCGTATATCCTCTGATTGTTCGCAAATTTTCCAAGGATCACGGAACGAAAAAATTGGTGGAAGGCGCGGTGTACGCGGTGAAAAGCTGCGTGATCGTAGACGACGTAATTACGACTGGGGGATCCACGATCCAGGCGATCCGTAGCATGCGTGATTCTGGAATTGAGGTCACTCAAGGAATCTGCATCTTGGATCGCCAGGAAGGCGGAAAGGATGCGATACTTGCGGAAGGGGTTCAAATGTTTCCTATATTCAAAAAAAGTGATTTTGGGAATTTGGAACATGAGTGA